A genome region from Macaca fascicularis isolate 582-1 chromosome 3, T2T-MFA8v1.1 includes the following:
- the SLC37A3 gene encoding sugar phosphate exchanger 3 isoform X8 has translation MCSSAFVVFVFGTLTEWLRFYNKWLYCCLWIVNGLLQSTGWPCVVAIMGNWFGKAGRGVVFGLWSACASVGNILGACLASSVLQYGYEYAFLVTASVQFAGGIVIFFGLLVSPEEIGLSGIEAEENFEEDSHRPLINGGENEEEYEPNYSIQDDSSVAQVKAISFYQACCLPGVIPYSLAYACLKLVNYSFFFWLPFYLSNNFGWKEAEADKLSIWYDVGGIVVFSVSDPGQARMDVGFLLFHSHDKLYNCVYLAINSEGNILSHAKETGSYTEGVTGACETERTTSATSGPLGLRICPNLGLSRSTSLTLDCQGSLNTASHLRC, from the exons ATGTGCTCTTCTGCGTTCGTG GTGTTTGTCTTTGGCACGCTCACAGAATGGCTGCGTTTCTACAACAAATGGCTGTACTGCTGCCTGTGGATTGTGAACGGCCTGCTGCAGTCCACCGGTTGGCCCTGTGTGGTTGCTATTATGGGCAACTGGTTTGGGAAAGCCGG ACGAGGAGTTGTTTTTGGTCTCTGGAGTGCCTGTGCTTCTGTGGGCAACATTTTGGGAGCGTGCCTAGCTTCTTCTGTTCTTCAGTATGGTTATGAG TATGCCTTTCTGGTGACGGCGTCTGTGCAGTTTGCCGGTGGGATCGTTATCTTCTTTGGACTCCTGGTGTCACCAGAAGAAATTG GTCTCTCAGGTATTGAGGCAGAAGAAAACTTTGAAGAAGACTCACACAGGCCATTAATTAACGGTGGTGAAAATGAAGAGGAATATGAGCCGAATTATTCAATCCAAGATGATAGTTCTGTTGCCCAAGTCAAGGCAATAAGCTTCTACCAGGCGTGTTGCCTTCCTGGAGTCATACCG TACTCACTGGCCTACGCCTGCTTGAAGTTAGTGAATTACTCCTTCTTCTTCTGGCTCCCCTTTTATCTGAGTAACAACTTCGGCTGGAAGGAGGCGGAAGCCGACAAGCTGTCCATTTGGTACGACGTTGGAGGGATCGTAG tATTTAGTGTCTCTGATCCGGGACAAGCTAGGATGGATGTgggttttctactttttcattcTCATG ACAAGTTGTACAATTGTGTTTATCTCGCCATTAATAGTGAGGGAAATATTCTCTCTCATGCGAAGGAGACAGGCTCATATACTGAGGGAGTGACTGGTGCCTGCGAGACAGAAAGAACAACGTCAGCCACATCAGGACCGTTGGGGCTTCGAATCTGCCCTAATTTGGGTTTGTCTAGGAGCACCAGCCTGACCTTGGATTGTCAGGGCTCTCTCAACACTGCCAGCCACCTGAGATGCTGA
- the SLC37A3 gene encoding sugar phosphate exchanger 3 isoform X9: MCSSAFVYAFLVTASVQFAGGIVIFFGLLVSPEEIGLSGIEAEENFEEDSHRPLINGGENEEEYEPNYSIQDDSSVAQVKAISFYQACCLPGVIPYSLAYACLKLVNYSFFFWLPFYLSNNFGWKEAEADKLSIWYDVGGIVGGTLQGFISDVLQKRAPVLALSLLLAVGSLVGYSRSPNDKAINALLMTVTGFFIGGPSNMISSAISADLGRQELIQGSSEALATVTGIVDGSGSIGAAVGQYLVSLIRDKLGWMWVFYFFILMTSCTIVFISPLIVREIFSLMRRRQAHILRE; the protein is encoded by the exons ATGTGCTCTTCTGCGTTCGTG TATGCCTTTCTGGTGACGGCGTCTGTGCAGTTTGCCGGTGGGATCGTTATCTTCTTTGGACTCCTGGTGTCACCAGAAGAAATTG GTCTCTCAGGTATTGAGGCAGAAGAAAACTTTGAAGAAGACTCACACAGGCCATTAATTAACGGTGGTGAAAATGAAGAGGAATATGAGCCGAATTATTCAATCCAAGATGATAGTTCTGTTGCCCAAGTCAAGGCAATAAGCTTCTACCAGGCGTGTTGCCTTCCTGGAGTCATACCG TACTCACTGGCCTACGCCTGCTTGAAGTTAGTGAATTACTCCTTCTTCTTCTGGCTCCCCTTTTATCTGAGTAACAACTTCGGCTGGAAGGAGGCGGAAGCCGACAAGCTGTCCATTTGGTACGACGTTGGAGGGATCGTAG GTGGAACTTTGCAAGGCTTCATCTCTGACGTACTACAGAAGAGAGCGCCGGTTCTTGCCTTGAGTCTACTTCTGGCGGTTGGGTCCCTTGTCGGGTATAGTC GTTCTCCAAACGATAAGGCCATCAATGCCCTTCTGATGACTGTTACAG GATTTTTTATTGGTGGACCTTCTAATATGATTAGTTCTGCTATTTCCGCGGACTTGGGTCGCCAGGAGCTCATCCAAGGGAGCAGTGAGGCCTTGGCCACTGTCACAGGAATTGTTGATGGTTCGGGGAGCATTGGAGCTGCTGTGGGCCAG tATTTAGTGTCTCTGATCCGGGACAAGCTAGGATGGATGTgggttttctactttttcattcTCATG ACAAGTTGTACAATTGTGTTTATCTCGCCATTAATAGTGAGGGAAATATTCTCTCTCATGCGAAGGAGACAGGCTCATATACTGAGGGAGTGA
- the SLC37A3 gene encoding sugar phosphate exchanger 3 isoform X6: MCSSAFVVFVFGTLTEWLRFYNKWLYCCLWIVNGLLQSTGWPCVVAIMGNWFGKAGRGVVFGLWSACASVGNILGACLASSVLQYGYEYAFLVTASVQFAGGIVIFFGLLVSPEEIGLSGIEAEENFEEDSHRPLINGGENEEEYEPNYSIQDDSSVAQVKAISFYQACCLPGVIPYSLAYACLKLVNYSFFFWLPFYLSNNFGWKEAEADKLSIWYDVGGIVGGTLQGFISDVLQKRAPVLALSLLLAVGSLVGYSRSPNDKAINALLMTVTGFFIGGPSNMISSAISADLGRQELIQGSSEALATVTGIVDGSGSIGAAVGQTSCTIVFISPLIVREIFSLMRRRQAHILRE, translated from the exons ATGTGCTCTTCTGCGTTCGTG GTGTTTGTCTTTGGCACGCTCACAGAATGGCTGCGTTTCTACAACAAATGGCTGTACTGCTGCCTGTGGATTGTGAACGGCCTGCTGCAGTCCACCGGTTGGCCCTGTGTGGTTGCTATTATGGGCAACTGGTTTGGGAAAGCCGG ACGAGGAGTTGTTTTTGGTCTCTGGAGTGCCTGTGCTTCTGTGGGCAACATTTTGGGAGCGTGCCTAGCTTCTTCTGTTCTTCAGTATGGTTATGAG TATGCCTTTCTGGTGACGGCGTCTGTGCAGTTTGCCGGTGGGATCGTTATCTTCTTTGGACTCCTGGTGTCACCAGAAGAAATTG GTCTCTCAGGTATTGAGGCAGAAGAAAACTTTGAAGAAGACTCACACAGGCCATTAATTAACGGTGGTGAAAATGAAGAGGAATATGAGCCGAATTATTCAATCCAAGATGATAGTTCTGTTGCCCAAGTCAAGGCAATAAGCTTCTACCAGGCGTGTTGCCTTCCTGGAGTCATACCG TACTCACTGGCCTACGCCTGCTTGAAGTTAGTGAATTACTCCTTCTTCTTCTGGCTCCCCTTTTATCTGAGTAACAACTTCGGCTGGAAGGAGGCGGAAGCCGACAAGCTGTCCATTTGGTACGACGTTGGAGGGATCGTAG GTGGAACTTTGCAAGGCTTCATCTCTGACGTACTACAGAAGAGAGCGCCGGTTCTTGCCTTGAGTCTACTTCTGGCGGTTGGGTCCCTTGTCGGGTATAGTC GTTCTCCAAACGATAAGGCCATCAATGCCCTTCTGATGACTGTTACAG GATTTTTTATTGGTGGACCTTCTAATATGATTAGTTCTGCTATTTCCGCGGACTTGGGTCGCCAGGAGCTCATCCAAGGGAGCAGTGAGGCCTTGGCCACTGTCACAGGAATTGTTGATGGTTCGGGGAGCATTGGAGCTGCTGTGGGCCAG ACAAGTTGTACAATTGTGTTTATCTCGCCATTAATAGTGAGGGAAATATTCTCTCTCATGCGAAGGAGACAGGCTCATATACTGAGGGAGTGA
- the SLC37A3 gene encoding sugar phosphate exchanger 3 isoform X5 — translation MCSSAFVVFVFGTLTEWLRFYNKWLYCCLWIVNGLLQSTGWPCVVAIMGNWFGKAGRGVVFGLWSACASVGNILGACLASSVLQYGYEYAFLVTASVQFAGGIVIFFGLLVSPEEIGLSGIEAEENFEEDSHRPLINGGENEEEYEPNYSIQDDSSVAQVKAISFYQACCLPGVIPYSLAYACLKLVNYSFFFWLPFYLSNNFGWKEAEADKLSIWYDVGGIVGGTLQGFISDVLQKRAPVLALSLLLAVGSLVGYSRSPNDKAINALLMTVTGFFIGGPSNMISSAISADLGRQELIQGSSEALATVTGIVDGSGSIGAAVGQYLVSLIRDKLGWMWVFYFFILMTSCTIVFISPLIVREIFSLMRRRQAHILRE, via the exons ATGTGCTCTTCTGCGTTCGTG GTGTTTGTCTTTGGCACGCTCACAGAATGGCTGCGTTTCTACAACAAATGGCTGTACTGCTGCCTGTGGATTGTGAACGGCCTGCTGCAGTCCACCGGTTGGCCCTGTGTGGTTGCTATTATGGGCAACTGGTTTGGGAAAGCCGG ACGAGGAGTTGTTTTTGGTCTCTGGAGTGCCTGTGCTTCTGTGGGCAACATTTTGGGAGCGTGCCTAGCTTCTTCTGTTCTTCAGTATGGTTATGAG TATGCCTTTCTGGTGACGGCGTCTGTGCAGTTTGCCGGTGGGATCGTTATCTTCTTTGGACTCCTGGTGTCACCAGAAGAAATTG GTCTCTCAGGTATTGAGGCAGAAGAAAACTTTGAAGAAGACTCACACAGGCCATTAATTAACGGTGGTGAAAATGAAGAGGAATATGAGCCGAATTATTCAATCCAAGATGATAGTTCTGTTGCCCAAGTCAAGGCAATAAGCTTCTACCAGGCGTGTTGCCTTCCTGGAGTCATACCG TACTCACTGGCCTACGCCTGCTTGAAGTTAGTGAATTACTCCTTCTTCTTCTGGCTCCCCTTTTATCTGAGTAACAACTTCGGCTGGAAGGAGGCGGAAGCCGACAAGCTGTCCATTTGGTACGACGTTGGAGGGATCGTAG GTGGAACTTTGCAAGGCTTCATCTCTGACGTACTACAGAAGAGAGCGCCGGTTCTTGCCTTGAGTCTACTTCTGGCGGTTGGGTCCCTTGTCGGGTATAGTC GTTCTCCAAACGATAAGGCCATCAATGCCCTTCTGATGACTGTTACAG GATTTTTTATTGGTGGACCTTCTAATATGATTAGTTCTGCTATTTCCGCGGACTTGGGTCGCCAGGAGCTCATCCAAGGGAGCAGTGAGGCCTTGGCCACTGTCACAGGAATTGTTGATGGTTCGGGGAGCATTGGAGCTGCTGTGGGCCAG tATTTAGTGTCTCTGATCCGGGACAAGCTAGGATGGATGTgggttttctactttttcattcTCATG ACAAGTTGTACAATTGTGTTTATCTCGCCATTAATAGTGAGGGAAATATTCTCTCTCATGCGAAGGAGACAGGCTCATATACTGAGGGAGTGA